In one window of Haloterrigena salifodinae DNA:
- a CDS encoding HalOD1 output domain-containing protein: MDEDTIHSDVMPSRPIGEDSVGHDPTTETFHTRFDVALETKHGTVTDALTTAIVENIGAVTDRDPCTMAPLFTTVDPESLADLVTSTRDHPLTVSFSYEGCHVVVSSDGTVVVKLATD, encoded by the coding sequence ATGGACGAGGATACGATCCACTCGGACGTCATGCCTTCCCGACCGATCGGCGAGGACAGCGTCGGTCACGATCCCACCACAGAGACGTTTCACACTCGCTTCGACGTGGCGCTCGAAACGAAGCACGGTACGGTTACCGACGCGCTCACCACCGCGATCGTCGAGAACATCGGGGCCGTCACGGACCGCGATCCCTGTACCATGGCGCCGCTGTTCACGACCGTCGACCCCGAGTCGCTCGCCGATCTCGTGACGTCGACTCGCGACCATCCCCTCACCGTGAGCTTTTCCTACGAGGGCTGTCACGTGGTCGTTTCGAGCGACGGAACCGTCGTCGTCAAACTCGCTACGGACTAA